In Streptomyces nojiriensis, the sequence GTTGCCGTTCGCGACCACCACCGGGTCCGGGGACTGCCGTCCCTCCGTCGCGATCCGCCAGCGGTCCTGGCCGGTGGCCGCGTCGAGGGCGTAGACGGTGCCCAGGTAGTCGACGAGGTAGACCCCGCCGCCCGTGACGGCCGCGCCCGGCGCGAAGGCCGGGGGTGCCAGGAAGACCGCGGGGGCCTCGAAGTGCCAGCGGACCCGGCCCGAGGCCCGGTCCACCGAGATGACCCGGGTGCCGGCCGCGACGTACACGTTGCCGTCGGGGGCCGGAGTGACGCGCACGGGCACGTTCCCGCAGGAGGCCGCGTCACCGATCGGATAGGACCAGGACTCGCGGCCGGTGCGGGCGTCCAGGGCGCGCAGCCGGGCGTCCTGCCAGACGTACACCGTGCCGTCGTGGAGGACGGGGGCCGCCTCCGGGGTCTCGAAGTCGCTCTGCGCGCCGGTCAGCTCCCACAGCTTGTGGCCGCCCGAGGCCTCCCGGCCCTGTACGCCGCCGCCGCGGGTGGCGGTGACGACCGTGCCGCGCTCGGCGCGCAGCGCGTACACCCAGGCGTCGGTGGACAGCCGCCACCGCTCGGAGCCGTCGCCGGCGTCGAGCGCGTACAGGGAGGGGCCGTCGGAGGCGTGGATCCGGCCGTCGGCGACCGCCATGGACCAGGCGACGTCGCGGGTCTTGAACTGGCGGCGGCCGCTCGCCACGTCCAGGGCGTGGACCTCGAAGGAGGTCACGTACAGCAGGTTCCCGGCAACGGTCGGCGTGCCCCAGACCTCGTTGGACATGCGGAAGCGCCACGGCCGCCAGCGGCCGCTGTCCGGGGCCGGACCGGGGCTCGGTACGGGCTGCACCGCCGAGGGGGTGGCCACCGACCCGCCGGGCGGGCGGATCCAGCCGGTCGCCGAGTCCGCGGCTGCGGAGGAGGCGTGCGCGGCCGGGGCCGCGGCGGTCGCGCGCGGCCCGGGACCGATCGGCACCGGCGAGCCGCCCAGGCGCACCGGCTCGCCCGAGGGCACCGGGGACATCGGCGGGTGGTGCGGGCGCTGCGGGACGGCCTGGCCGGTACGCGGGTCCACCCAGGAGTCGGCCCCGCGCGGGCGGCGGTGCGTGACGGCCTCGGCGGCCGACCCGCGGCCCCCGGAGGCCGGTCCGGGCGCCGGCACCGCGGGAAGGGGCGCGGGCGGCGTACGGTGCCCCGCGCGCCGGGCCTCGATCATCGCGACGGCCCGGGCGGGCAGCCACGCCGAGGCGGTGCCGCTGTCGTCGCCGCCGTCGAACAGGTGCGGGGCGAGCTGCGCCTGCAGGTCGGCCGGGGTGGGCCGGAGCGTGGCGTCCATCTGCATGCAGGAGTCGATCAGCGGCCGCAGCTCGGCCGGGAGACCCTCCAGGTTGGGGCCCTCGCGCAGCAGCATGAAGACCGTCTCCACCGGATTCGCCCCGTGGTACGGCGGGTGCCCGGTCGCGGCGAAGACGAGGGTGGAGCCGAGCGAGAAGACGTCGCTGGCGCCCTTGACGCTGCGCGAGTCCTTGG encodes:
- a CDS encoding serine/threonine-protein kinase is translated as MVEQLTQHDPRRIGPFEVLGRLGAGGMGLVYLARSASGRRVAIKTVRTELAEDQLFRVRFTREVEAARAVSGFYTAAVVDADPRAAVPWLATAYVPAPSLEEIVNECGPMPAQAVRWLAAGIAEALQSIHGAGLVHRDLKPSNVLVVEDGPRVIDFGIASGVSNTRLTMTNVAVGTPAYMSPEQAKDSRSVKGASDVFSLGSTLVFAATGHPPYHGANPVETVFMLLREGPNLEGLPAELRPLIDSCMQMDATLRPTPADLQAQLAPHLFDGGDDSGTASAWLPARAVAMIEARRAGHRTPPAPLPAVPAPGPASGGRGSAAEAVTHRRPRGADSWVDPRTGQAVPQRPHHPPMSPVPSGEPVRLGGSPVPIGPGPRATAAAPAAHASSAAADSATGWIRPPGGSVATPSAVQPVPSPGPAPDSGRWRPWRFRMSNEVWGTPTVAGNLLYVTSFEVHALDVASGRRQFKTRDVAWSMAVADGRIHASDGPSLYALDAGDGSERWRLSTDAWVYALRAERGTVVTATRGGGVQGREASGGHKLWELTGAQSDFETPEAAPVLHDGTVYVWQDARLRALDARTGRESWSYPIGDAASCGNVPVRVTPAPDGNVYVAAGTRVISVDRASGRVRWHFEAPAVFLAPPAFAPGAAVTGGGVYLVDYLGTVYALDAATGQDRWRIATEGRQSPDPVVVANGNVHLGAGSALYTLDAVTGTPKWRFAAGGEITGLPAVADGRVHFGSADHCLYTLDAAGGQLRWKLATGGEITGAPVAEAGVVYACSKDRCVYALDAAKGTGTRTSG